The DNA sequence GCCGCAGCTCCGCCCCTGCGGATCTCGGAGCGCCGATGGGGCGGGGTCCGGTGGGTGGAGCCAGCATGACCTTGGTCACTCTGCCGAGACAGCCCTGGGGGTGGGACTCGCCGTCTCTATGGAGACCGAGAAACAGGGGATAATACAGCGGAGCCGCCCGGGCTGCAGTCCCGCCCCGGAGCCGGCAGGGAGCAGAGCTGCAGAGCCGCCCGGTCTCCCGCGTCGGTGGGTTCATTCTTGTGTCCTTCTGTCCGTCGAACGCGCACTGCAGGAGCAGCCACGAGGTAGAAGTCGGTAGGAGACCCGGGCGCCGACCACCCTAACCAGTAACGTGCACgatgaggaaggggtgggggtgggagcggcctGGAAGGGGTCCCAACCCTGGAAGGTACTGAGCTGAGGACGCCAGCTGAGctgccctgccccggccccagcgttccgccccctcccccccacctccatgTTGGGCTGATTGATGACTCCAGCTGTCCCAGCGGGAGCAAGCTGGTGGCTCCAGCTCACGGGCGTGGCTGCTCCATCCCTGGCCTGCAGACCCCTGGGACTACATACAACCTGTGACCCGGATCTATCTGATCAGCCTGAAATTACCAAGACTCCATCTTCCCAGGGAGAGGAGTGAGCACTGACTGGATGCAGGATCCTGCCAGTCCCCTAGGACAAACATTCTATGGGAGGAAAGCTCCTCTAGACTCTACGCTTCGTGAGCCAAACGCTGGGTGTCTGGTGGGAGGTTGTAGTGCAGGGAGAGGGAAGGTTAGTGCAGGACTGGGATTGTGGACAGAGTCGCTGCAATGTAGCAGCTGTGGTTGCTCCCAGTCCCAGAAACTGCAACTTAGGGATGGATCAATGGTAGCCGAAGAGGGGGCCCAGGCCGTGGTCACTGGAGACTCTAGTATAAAAGGCAGTTATAGGATGATTGCTGAAGATACGACTGTGGTCAGGAGACTGTagtggaggaggtgggtgtgcTTGGGCGGGTGGTCTCAACATAGTACCTGGGAGTCTAGAAGTGCAAGTCTGTGGGTATGGACACTGGGGGGCTTCAGTGTAGGGCTGAGATTGTGGCCAGAAGATTGTGGGTGTGCGGATAAGGGGGGGGGCAGTATATGGGTGTGATCAGGGTTGAGGGTGTGTGGAGAGGGGGTTTTAAGGCTTTGGGGTCTCGGAAGGGCTGTGGGTGTGTGGATGGAGGCGGCTGCCGCACAGGGCTGAGGGTGTGGTCAGGGAGGCATCAGTACAGGGCTGTGTTAGGTTACACAGAGTAGCACTGCGGGTGTGGTCAGAGGACTGCAGAGGGACTGTGAGGGTGTGGGAAGACCATTCAGTGCAGGGCTGAGGGTATAATTGGGGAAGTCTTCTATACAGTGCTATTAATATATGTCAAGGGTGAATCCTGAGAGAATGGTCCAAGCCCTCAGTCTCAGGGCTGCGGGTGTTGTCAGGGAGGTCTGAGTACCAACCAGGTGAAGGGTGTAGTCCGGGGGAGTAAGGCTGAGGGTGTGGAGGGCCAGGGCTGAGTACAAAAGCTGTGGGAGTGTGGGCTGGTTGGCAGTGCTCAGGGTGTGGTCAAGGGGCCTCAATGGAGGGCTGAAGGTGGGGAAGTATGCTTCAGTGCAGGTGTGAGGATCCCAGGGCCAAGGCCACAGTCCCACTTGCCAACATGCCTCTAGGGGCTCATAACCCCTACCCTGGATAGCCCCCCAATCTCCTGCTCCTCCTAAACTCCACAAATTGGGAGGCTACAGCCCAATGGGTGGCAAGGGACCAGGAAGCCATGGCTGTGCCCCAGGCACTGGGAGTGCTGGTGTGCCCCACCCGTGGGCCCCTGttccccagcccggcccagcccagcccagcagcactgggagcttctcccTGAGCCACTCTGACACCATCCTGCCCTTAGCAACGTTCTCCAAGTAGCACCACCTCCCTTAGCAACAGTCTCCAGGCTTCACAAACTGTGGCCAGGCCAGCTCTAGGCTCCTTCCCCCTCATGTTTTTGTTTAACAGCAAATAGTAACAAGGTCCCGGCTGGGCCAGCTGCACCCCTGCCTAGGGCATGCACCCCTGCCTGTGCTCTGGCTCCCTTCTCAGCTTGGGCTGGGTCTTGCTGGATCCTCATGACCCTGACAAAGACACTGTCGGACTAAATACCTGCCCAACTAGCAACCTAGCCTGGCCCTGACCCAGCTTGGCATGGAAcgcccagggagggaggcctgatCTGCCATCCTCACTTCCACCCAAGCAGGCCTTGTGCCAGggccagacaaagccatggtccCAGCTGCTGCCCTCACAGTCTTTCTCGACAGTGCCACTCTGTTCCCAGCCTGGTATGGCATCATGATTTCATCTGAACTCCACTCCAAGCCAGGGCTGGCATTAACAATAGGACCTTTCCTCTTGAGGCCCTCCCTCAGGGTTCAGGGGCCCAGGGAGACACTGAGCGCTGGCCCCTCTCCGCTggcagctcctgctccagctctTGAGGGTATGTAGCTTAAATGCCCCCAACGCAGACCTTGCAGGTTTTGAGGTGGTGGCAGTAATGTGCTGTgccttggggaggggaggaacagCTTGGCTGGGAAGTGACCAAGGTGGGTCCCTGTAGGGTGGCATGGCAGCGAGCACAGACGTGGCTGGGCTGGAGGAGAGCTTCCGCAAGTTTGCCATCCATGGTGACCCCAAGGCCAGTGGGCAAGAGATGAACGGCAAGAACTGGGCCAAGCTATGCAAGGACTGCAAGGTGACTGATGGGAAGGCTGTCACTGGGACGGATGTGGACATCGTCTTCTCCAAAGTCAAGTGAGCCCCCAGGCAATGCCTGCTTCTGATGTTCCCGGAaggtggggagttggggggctggAAGCAGGGAGGACATGGAGAAGGGGGGAACTCATGGTGTCCACATATCTGGCAGGGGGAAGTCTGCTCGGGTCATCAACTATGAGGAGTTCAAGAAGGCCCTGGAAGAGCTGGCAATCAAGCGATTCAAGGGGAAGAGCAAGGAGGAGGCCTTCGATGCCATCTGCCAGTTGGTAGCAGGCAAGGAACCAGCCAATGTGGGCGTCACTGTAAGTGCCCTGCTGGTCTCAGGGAGacactggggggtgtggggaatctcagctgggggtgggaagggctgggctCCCTAACCAGGTGCTCCTGGGGGAACTCTGTCCAAACAGAAAGCAAAAACAGGGGGTGCTGTGGACCGGCTGACTGACACCAGCAAGTACACGGGCTCCCACAAGGAGCGCTTCGACGAGAGCGGCAAGGGCAAGGGCATTGCCGGGCGGCAGGACATCCTGGATGACAGTGGCTATGTGAGTGCCTACAAGCATGCTGGCACCTATGACACTAAGGTGAAGAAGTGAGGCCTGGGAAGGCCCCCGCATGGCTGCCCCGGCCAGAGGCTCCAGCCTGGGCCTAAGGGGCACGTGGAGCAAGAGAGCCCggtcccctccctgctggacCTGCCATCCAGAgcttcctgcccagccccacAGGGCCAGCCCACCAGGCCTCTGACCCAGACTGCTCTGtgttcccttcccctttcctccatgACTTCTGTCCCTCTGGGGAGAGTCTGTGCCTATAGCCTCACCGCCCCAACCTAGCCCTGGGCATGGCTAACCCCTGACTGCTTGCCTCATATTTAAGCTGCTGCTCTGGCCAAGTGCCTAATTCTTACCCAGACCTCAATAAAGACACCTTTTGTATCGATATGGCCTGGTCAGGTATATGACAATGGGGATAATGACATTCACACCCCACTGACCCTCAGTGTCATCACTCCCCTGCCTCTCATATTGCTGATCCGTCCACTGGTGGCCCTGCCCCAAAAAAGACAAACACATCTCTTCCATCAGCACAGAGCCAGGCTGGCGGAGATGCTCCTTAGGGAAATCCAGAGCCTTCCTGCAGTTAGGGCCTCAGTCTCAGCCTCTCTGCTTTCACAGCAGGAGGAGGGATGAGACAGCAGATTTGACCTGGGCCAAGTGTTGGCAGGGGGCTCAGTGCCAGGCTCAGTCTCAGCCTGCTGACAGGCCCCACTTCCAGGGGCTACCAAGGCGAGTCATTCTGGGCTTCAGCTTCAGAATACCAGAAAGTGCAGGAAGGACCTTAGGGGGTAGATAGTCTAAGTCCCTAATTttgcagctgaggaaactgaggcccagagaacgAAGGGGCttctgcagggggtggggtggcgagGACAGAACCATGCCCCAGCATGATCACAAACACGACTCTGGATGGCCAGTGATAGAGCCTGGCACCCAACACCAGCCAGGGGAGCAGAGCGTCCAACAGTGAAGGGGCCTCTTCCTTGCTGACTCCCTGTTCAACATCccaggttgggaggagggagggggcctctCTGGTCCTCTCTAGCTCCTGGGAGTTTCTGGATTAACCTTTTaaccttttcttctctctgagtTATAACAAGGCCAAGGCTTTGGGGCCAACTCTCTTCCTGCTGACAAACAGGCTGGATGGGACTGAGTGCCTTCCGAGGAGAGGGTAGCTCCCAAGGGAGCTAGAAAAAGGCTCAAAGGTCTTGCTAACATGACAAAGTAGTGCAACTGCTCATTCCCTCATCCCACAGACTGTTCTGGGGTGTTCCTGTGCAGGCTCTACCGCTGGCTATCCAGTCCCATCCTTGAACTCAAGTTCTCTTGGGAGTGGGGGATGTAGAGAAATAGTGTGGCTCAGGACAGGGGTgctggggatgggaggtgggaaTTAGAGGATGGAGGATGAACTCCTGGCCACAGTAGAGCCTCGCCTGACAGCTGACAGCTGTGGGCTCCTCCTCCCCATTAGGCTGACCACAGTGGCCTCGCACTGCTCAGGGAAGAGTTTCAGCGATCTCTACCGCTCGCACTGGTAAAAATGATTCCTCTAGCCTTGGGGAATTTGAATTGTAAGCTTACTTACATGAGCATAATGGGAGTGAAACCCAAAGCCTTCTGGCTTTCACTCGCTAAAATATCCTCTTAGTGAAAAGAATTCTGGAAAAGTGGTCGTGGAGCCTGAGGGAAATCAAGGCTCATCTAGAGCCAGGAAGACCCTTAAAGACCAGCGGGCCTACCAGTAGAATCTGTTACAAGGCAGTGACTGCAGCCCTTTAGTTATCACTGCTCCACCCTCCATAGCCCCCTCATGGTGGAGAGCTTTGGGTACCCTTGCTAGCAAAGCCAGTGGGcaaggaagagtggttagggtcaTTAAAACCTACATATAGCTGGTGGGAAGGCCAAATCTGTCAGAGTGGCTCTGCCCCACCTTTGGGGCACAGCACTTGCCAGAGGACTCGGCCCTGTTTCCTTTTTCCCAATAACGCCAGGCCTTGAGTGAGGAATTCCTCTCCACCTATTTTCCAGTTGCTTCAGGAGATCTCCCCTCTCCATGTTGAGTTCATGCAGTTCCAACAATTCTTTGGCCCTTCCCTTGACACCTTTAACCCCTACCCTTGAGAAACACAGTCAACTTCCCCAGGTGTGGCCATCAACCCTAGAGAGGCGCCTggccgggggcatggccagccacTAGCAGTGACATCGGAAAATATGGTGGAAGGTGACCCTGTCTGGGTCAGGCACTGGACTGCAGTCCTTCACCCTGCACACTCTCTGGCTACATTAGCGATCTGGGCAATCCCGAAGCAAAAACACACCCAGAGCCACTTTCATTAtctcttcccattgatttttcaaatGCCCCACCCGTcagaattgaaagaaaaatggtgCCTCTGTCTGAAACACAGAATACTCATGCGTACAGTGGATGCTGAGCCCAAAGCTAACACCCAGAAACTGCACCTCTGGTCTAGACTTCACcagccttttctctcttctctctagcTCCTTGCTGcacgccccccctgcccccccgacGATACACACATACAATCATCACCCCATTCTTCTTACAAAGAAAGCTTCTCAAACACAAATCTACcactcctctgccttcccagTGTGACATCCCCAAGGAGCCGTGCTACCTCGCTACTGCTTATTTCCTCTCAGCCCCTCAATTCCATGAACCACGTTCCTTCCCACTTCATGGAATTTACACATGCTGTTTCTCTCTGCAGCTCTCCCCAGTGCTTCTGCTTTTGACCCTGTACTTTGCCTGGTAACCTTCTACTCATTCTTCAGGTCTCAGTTAAAAGAACATTTCTTTAGGGGACATTTTCCTGACACCACACCTCCCAGGCATGGACTGCTCCCCATTTATGTACTCATGGCACCATGACCCACATCTTCCTTGCCCTATGATCCCTCTGGGGCTCCAGACTCTTTCACTCTTGGCCTGAGAAGGCTCTGCATGTTCCCATTCCACTCTTATGCAGCTTCCACTCAAACAAGACCTCAGTGATGCCTTCAATTCCCCAGGGtatggatttctctctctctctcttggtctCTGTCTCTCGCTTTTCAGGGCATCTTTAGGCTTTTGTTTAGACCTGTTTGTACCAATGCCAAGCTTTGAGCTCTATCACACCAGTTTGTGCTTTCCTCCCTGACTGAATCTCCAGGGCAGACACCAGATCTTTTTACCTTTTCACTATGGTggaagaaaactaaaatatgttTGATGAACCAATCAATATGAATTCTCTGAAATTTCTTCTAACACTGAACACACCTGGTCATGGATGTTCTTGTTAAATATCCTACCACACAGTTTCAAGTGATAAGTGGGAAAAATGTCTAGTGTTTTTTCCTATTCAACATTTTCAGCCAAATGTTCCTATGTGATACGATGCTAGGACTAAGTGCTAACTATTTctgtggggagaaggaaagaatgaCTTGATGGGAGGAGATAAGAAGACAAATAAAGAGAAGGACCAATACAATGTAATCagaataagatttttttcttaatcttgtGGGTAAATACCACCACACTGGTGGAAATGACACTGAGAGTCCCCTGTGGCTGAGAGGGAAGCTGCAGAGAAGGTATTCAGTGCTAGTTAGCTCCACAAACTAGGCTCTGGGACAGAGTTTGAGACACTCTGTATTAGATACTGACCCGTGTCATGTGCCACTGTGGGGGAGGAAGACAGCGTGCTTTTCCCAAAGGGTGATGATCTCCCTAAGTGATGACTCTTCTCAGGAGGCAGGAGTGCTTTCCCAGAATAACCTTTTTGCTCTTTATTCAGCTGCTGCAGCAGATACTCATTAGTTACCACCAGGGATCTGAGGCACGGGGGAAAAGGCAGTTATGAAATCATAAAAGCAAAGTAGATGCCATTCAGACCTATAATGTTGGctaaagacaaatataaaatataaaaagtaacatCTTTAAATAGATAGAACTGTCCAGTTTATGAGTGGGTTATTTTAAAGGCAGGCCAAACACAAATCCACcactcctctgccttcccagTGTGACATCCCCAAGGAGCCGTGCTACCTCGCTACTGCTTATTTCCTCTCAGCCCCTCAATTCCACGAACCACGTTCCTTCCCTCCAcagtttctttcttcattatGATTCTGTTTATGTTCCAGACTGACTGTAGCAGGAACATAGTTCACATTTTATACAGTGATTGCTCTATTCGTTCCAAAGCACTTTCATGATGAGGTAAGTAGAAGCACTGGGAGATTGGCACCTGACCAGGCCTCCAATTTCTATCTCCAAATTTTAACTTCTACTTCTAATCTACCCTGCCTCTGCAATTAACTATTGGTGCTAGTCATGGCTATACTTTTGGACTCTGAATTACCATGTAATGTTAAAAGCCGTCAGAGACAGgtcaaaaaaataaagtaaaaaatgatgCATGCACAATGCTATTCATTGCAGCACTCTTTGTAACTACAAAATACTgccaacctaaatgcccatcaatagaggAATAATTAAACACACAATTgagtcccatcct is a window from the Eptesicus fuscus isolate TK198812 chromosome 21, DD_ASM_mEF_20220401, whole genome shotgun sequence genome containing:
- the TPPP3 gene encoding tubulin polymerization-promoting protein family member 3, coding for MAASTDVAGLEESFRKFAIHGDPKASGQEMNGKNWAKLCKDCKVTDGKAVTGTDVDIVFSKVKGKSARVINYEEFKKALEELAIKRFKGKSKEEAFDAICQLVAGKEPANVGVTKAKTGGAVDRLTDTSKYTGSHKERFDESGKGKGIAGRQDILDDSGYVSAYKHAGTYDTKVKK